Sequence from the Streptomyces sp. R33 genome:
TCGTGCGCCACCTCACCCCCTTCTTCGTCTCCCGCCAGGTCGTCACCGGCGCAGGACGCGTCGGCATCGGCCAGGACGGCCGCGAGCACGGCTTCCAGATCAGCCAGCGCGCGGACTACTTCGAAGTCGAGGTCGGCCTCGAGACCACCCTCAAGCGCCCCATCATCAACACCCGCGACGAGCCCCACTCGGACGCCGAGAAGTACCGCCGGCTCCACGTGATCATCGGCGACGCCAACCTCTCCGAGATCTCGACGTACCTCAAACTCGGCACCACCGCCCTCGTCCTCTCCATGATCGAGGACTCCTTCATCAACGTCGACCTGGCCGTGGACCAGCCCGTCCGCACCCTGCACCAGGTCTCCCACGACCCCGACCTGCAACACCTGATCACGCTGCGCAGCGGGCGCACCCTGACCGCCGTACAACTCCAGATGGAGTACTTCGAGCTGGCCAGGAAGTACGTGGACGAGCGTTTCGGCTCCGACGCCGACGAGCAGACCAAGGACGTGCTGGTCCGCTGGGAGGACGTGCTCGGCCGGCTCGAGAGCGACCCGATGAGCCTGTCGGGAGAGCTCGACTGGATCGCCAAGCGCGAGATCCTCGAGGGCTACCGCAGGCGTGACGGGCTCGACTGGGACGCCGCGCGGCTCCACCTGGTGGACCTCCAGTACGCGGACGTACGGCCCGAGAAGGGCCTGTACAACCGCCTGGTGGCCCGCGGCAAGATGAAGCGGCTGGTGGAGGAGCCGGCGGTGGAGCGCGCCCAGGGCAAGCCGCCGGAGGACACCCGGGCGTATTTCCGGGGCCGGTGCCTGGAGCAGTACGCGGACGACGTCGCCGCGGCCTCGTGGGACTCGGTGATCTTCGACCTCCCGGGCCGCGACTCCCTCCAGCGGGTCCCGACGCTGGAACCCCTGCGGGGTACCCGCAAGCACGTGAAGGAGCTCCTGGACCGCTGCCGCACGGCGGAGGACCTGGTGCGGGTGCTTTCGGGGCAGTGAACGGGGCTGAAAGGCCCCCGTCCCGGGAATCATGAGAAAACCCGGACGTTATGAAAGTGCGGGGACGAATGCCGGACCCTCCTTGTAGGGTCCGACGTAAGGTCTGATCTTGAGGGATCCCGAATTCCCGGGGTCCCTCGCCGTGAGCGTGCGAACCGAGCGGGGTGAGGTAGACATGGCGACCAAGGACACCGGCGGCGGACAGCAGAAGGCGACGCGCTCGACCGAGGAGGTCGAGGAGGCGGCGGTCGAGGAATCGACCGACCTCAAGGAGCGCCAGGAGAAGCTCTCCGACGACGTCGACTCGGTACTTGACGAGATTGACGATGTCCTCGAGGAGAACGCCGAGGACTTCGTTCGAAGTTTCGTTCAGAAAGGTGGCCAGTAGCCTTCGAATTGAAGGCGAAGGGCGGGGTGGGTGCTCGGAAAGTCGGAGGCGAAGTGTTGCGTGCGGTGCGGCGAGGAGAAGCCGCGCGCGGCCTTCGCGATCAAGAGGTCGAACATGGACGGCTTGCAACGTGAATGCCGCGATTGCATGGCTGACTACCACCGCGACCGTCAGATAGCTCTGGGGCAGAAGGTGCGGCCTCGGGTGGAGGTGCCGGAAGGGCACAAACTCTGCCTTCGTTGTGGCGAGGTCAAGCCGCATGCGGAGTGGCATCGAAATGCAACAGCTTCGGATGGTCTTTCGACGCGTTGCAAGCTGTGCCGCGCGGCCGAGGGGCGGGCAGGGCACCTCAAGCGTTCTTACGGCATGACTGAGGCGCAGCGCGACGAGATGGTCGCAGCTCAAGGCGGCCTTTGTTGTATCTGTCTGAAGCGTCCGGCCGTGCATGTGGATCATTGCCACCAGACGGGTAAGGTCCGAGGCGTACTGTGCTTCAACTGCAACACGGCCATCGGCAAGTTGGGTGACGATCCCGACGCTGCTCGTCGGGTCGTCTCATACTTGGAGGGACACGCGTGGAAGCCAACAATCGTGGCACAGGGCGTCTACCGGCAGCCTTCCTGACGCCGGGGTCGTCGTCCTTCATGGACTTCCTGGGCGCGCACTCGCCCGAGATGCTGCCGGGGAACCGGAAGCTGCCCGAGGGCGTTGTCGAGGCGCCGCACGGGACGACCATCGTGGCGACCACGTTCCCCGGCGGGGTCGTGCTCGCCGGTGACCGGCGGGCGACCATGGGGAACATGATCGCGCAGCGGGACATCGAGAAGGTGTTCCCGGCCGACGAGTACTCCGCGGTGGGCATCGCCGGTACGGCCGGCCTGGCCGTGGAGATGGTGAAGCTGTTCCAGCTGGAGCTGGAGCACTTCGAGAAGGTGGAGGGGGCGACCCTCTCCCTCGAGGGCAAGGCGAACCGGCTCTCCACCATGATCCGGAGCAATCTGGGCATGGCGATGCAGGGGCTGGCCGTCGTGCCGCTGTTCGCCGGCTGGGACGAGGGCAAGGAGAAGGGCCGGATCTTCTCCTACGACGTGACCGGCGGCCGCTCCGAGGAGCACGGCTTCGCCGCCACGGGTTCCGGCTCGATCTTCGCGCGCGGTTCCATGAAGAAGCTGTACCGCCCCGACCTGACGGAGGAGCAGGCCACCACCCTCGTCGTGCAGGCGCTGTACGACGCGGCCGACGACGACTCGGCGACCGGTGGGCCGGACCTGTACCGCCACATCTACCCGATCGTCACCGTCATCACGGACGAGGGATTCCGCAGGCTCAGCGACGAGGAGTCGCAGGAGATCGCCCGTACGGTCACCAACCGTCGTCTGGAGCAGCCCGACGGCCCGCGTGCCGCTCTGCTCTGACCATCCCTCGCCCTGTAGGACCCAGAAGAAAGGGACGGACAGCCGGTGTCGACTCCGTTCTACGTCTCACCCCAGCAGGCCATGGCCGACCGGGCGGAATACGCCCGGAAGGGCATCGCCCGCGGTCGCAGCCTTGTCGTGCTGCAGTACGCCGACGGCATCGTGTTCGTCGGCGAGAACCCGTCCCGCGCGCTGCACAAGTTCAGCGAGATCTACGACCGGATCGGCTTCGCGGCCGCCGGCAAGTACAACGAGTACGAGAACCTGCGGATCGGCGGTGTGCGTTACGCGGATCTGCGTGGATACACGTACGACCGTGACGATGTGACGGCCCGTGGGCTGGCCAACGTCTATGCCCAGACGCTGGGCACGATCTTCTCGAGTGCCGGGGAGAAGCCGTACGAGGTGGAGTTGGTCGTTGCCGAGGTCGGTGCGACGGCCGCGGGTGACCAGATCTACCGGCTGCCGCACGACGGTTCGATCGTGGACGAGCACGGTTCGGTCGCGGTCGGTGGCAATGCCGAGCAGATCAGCACGTACCTGGATCAGCGTCACCGGGACGGGATGACGTTGTCCGAGGCGCTGAAGCTGGCGGTGCAGGCGCTGTCGAGCCAGGCGAACAGTGCGGACAAGGCGATTCCGGCGGAGCGGCTGGAGGTTGCGGTGCTGGACCGGACGCGGGCTCAGCAGCGGAAGTTCAAGCGGATCCGGGGTCGTCAGCTGTCGCGGTTGCTGGAGGCTGATGTTCCGGCTGCGGTGCAGGCGGATGCCGTGTCGAACGACGAGGCTCCCGAGGACGATTCCGAGTAGATGTGCAAGGAGCGGCGCCCCCGGCCCTTTCGGCCGGGGGCGCCGTTTTGCGTTTTCAGGCGGGGGCGGGGCCGGTGGAGGCGCGGACGATGAGGTCGACGGGGATGTCGGGGGCGGTCCAGGGGGTGCCTTCGAGGACGGCGAGGAGGGCGGCCATGCCCTGTTCGCCGACGCGTTCGGCGGGGAGGTGGACGGTGGTGAGTTCGGGTTCGACGGCGGTGGCGAGGGCGAGGTCGTCGATGCCGGTGACGGAGAGGTCGTCGGGGATGCGCAGGCCGAGGCGGCGGGCGGCTTTGCAGGTGCCGGCGGCGAGGATGTCGTCGTCGCAGACGACGGCGGTGGGCCGGCTCCCGGGGGCGGCCAGGGCGGCTTCCATGGCGGTGCGGGCGTCGGTGACGGTGAGGGGGGCTCGTACGGTGCGCAGCTCGGCGTGGGGTGTGAGCAGGGTGGCCAGGGCGTCGGCGCGGATGTCGAAGGTCCAGGAGTCGACGGCGGAGGCGAGGTGGAGGAAGCGGCGGTGGCCGAGGGTGAGGAGGTGTTCGGTGACTTGGCGCATGCCGTCGGCCATGGCGAGGTTGACGTGGGCGGCGGCGCGGCCGGCGGTGGGGTCGCTGTCGAGCATGACGAGGGGGAGGGCGGCGTCGGCGATGGCGTCGAGGGCGTGGGCGGCCATGGAGGAGGCGATGACGCCGTCGAGGGCGGCGCGGGCGGAGGCGAAGGGGTCGCGGGCGGGGCCGGTGCCGTCGGGGGAGGGGTAGAGGACGACGCCGAAGCCGTGTTGTGCGGCGATGCGGGCGGCGCCGGTGTAGACGCGGGCGAAGAATTCGTTGGTGAGGGCGGGTACGACGAGGAGGGCGGTGCGGGTGCTGCCGAGGCGGAGGTTGCGGGCGGCGAGGTTGGGGCGGTAGCCGAGTTCGGTGGCGGTTTCGCGGACGTGGGCGGCGGTGCGTTCGGAGACGCGGCCGCGCCATTTGTCGCCGAGGACGAGGGAGACGGTGGCCTGGGAGACCCCGGCGGCGGTGGCGACGTCGCGGCTGGTGGGTCTCGTCACACGGTGCTCCTGTAGTGCGAGGTCGGTGGGGGTGGGGGTGTCGTCCGGCTGGACCCCTGTGGTGGGGCCATGGTACGTATGACGTCGAAGGTTATACGTATTACTTGATGACTTGGATGACTCCCGGCTGGGTTCCGGGCAGAAGGGGGCGGACATGGCCGCGGGATACGCGGAGCTGCTCAGGACCCGGCACGCCGCGAGGCTGCTGACGGGCACGCTCGTCGGCCGCCTGCCGAACGCGACCGCGGCGATCGCGATCGTGCTGTTCACGCGGGCCGAGGGGGGCAGCTACAGCCTCGCGGGCGCCCTCGCCGCGGTGTACGGGGTGGCCAATGCAGTGGGTCAGCCGCTGCTCGGCCGTGCCGTGGACCTGTTCGGGCAGCCGCGGGTGCAGCTGCCTGCCGCGGTGCTCTCGGCGCTGGGCATGGCGTGGCTCGCGTTCGCGGGTACCGGGTCGGCGGCGGCCGCGTACGGGGCCGTGGTCGTCGGCGGGTTCTTCGCGCCGCCGCTGGAGGGCGGGCTGCGGGCGCTGTGGCCCTCCGTGCTCGGTGGCAAGGAGGAGCAGGTGCACGCCGCGTACGCGATGGACGCGGTGGCCCAGGAGATCATGTACACGGTCGGTCCGCTGCTCGTGACGCTGTGTGTTTCGCTGTGGGACCCGGCGGGGGCGCTGCTGGTGATCCATGCGCTCGGCGTCCTGGGGGCGCTGTCCGTCGTGGTCAGCGAACCCTCGCGGACGTGGCGCTCCGAGCCGCGCGAGGCGCACTGGCTGGGCGCGCTGCGCTCGCCGGGGCTGCGGGCGCTGCTGGGTGCGTTCTTCTTCGTGGGCATGGCGCTGGGTTCGATCACGGTGGCGGGCGTGGCGTATGCCGACGGCCACGGGGGCCAGTCGGTGTACGGCTGGCTGATGGCGGCGCTGGGTCTGGG
This genomic interval carries:
- a CDS encoding LacI family DNA-binding transcriptional regulator; amino-acid sequence: MTRPTSRDVATAAGVSQATVSLVLGDKWRGRVSERTAAHVRETATELGYRPNLAARNLRLGSTRTALLVVPALTNEFFARVYTGAARIAAQHGFGVVLYPSPDGTGPARDPFASARAALDGVIASSMAAHALDAIADAALPLVMLDSDPTAGRAAAHVNLAMADGMRQVTEHLLTLGHRRFLHLASAVDSWTFDIRADALATLLTPHAELRTVRAPLTVTDARTAMEAALAAPGSRPTAVVCDDDILAAGTCKAARRLGLRIPDDLSVTGIDDLALATAVEPELTTVHLPAERVGEQGMAALLAVLEGTPWTAPDIPVDLIVRASTGPAPA
- the dop gene encoding depupylase/deamidase Dop → MTVRRVMGIETEYGISVPGHPNANAMLTSSQIVNAYAAAMHRARRARWDFEEENPLRDARGFDLAREAADNSQLTDEDIGLANVILTNGARLYVDHAHPEYSSPEITNPLDAVLWDKAGERIMAEAAVRAAQLPGAQPIHLYKNNTDNKGASYGTHENYLMKRETPFSEIVRHLTPFFVSRQVVTGAGRVGIGQDGREHGFQISQRADYFEVEVGLETTLKRPIINTRDEPHSDAEKYRRLHVIIGDANLSEISTYLKLGTTALVLSMIEDSFINVDLAVDQPVRTLHQVSHDPDLQHLITLRSGRTLTAVQLQMEYFELARKYVDERFGSDADEQTKDVLVRWEDVLGRLESDPMSLSGELDWIAKREILEGYRRRDGLDWDAARLHLVDLQYADVRPEKGLYNRLVARGKMKRLVEEPAVERAQGKPPEDTRAYFRGRCLEQYADDVAAASWDSVIFDLPGRDSLQRVPTLEPLRGTRKHVKELLDRCRTAEDLVRVLSGQ
- the prcA gene encoding proteasome subunit alpha, whose product is MSTPFYVSPQQAMADRAEYARKGIARGRSLVVLQYADGIVFVGENPSRALHKFSEIYDRIGFAAAGKYNEYENLRIGGVRYADLRGYTYDRDDVTARGLANVYAQTLGTIFSSAGEKPYEVELVVAEVGATAAGDQIYRLPHDGSIVDEHGSVAVGGNAEQISTYLDQRHRDGMTLSEALKLAVQALSSQANSADKAIPAERLEVAVLDRTRAQQRKFKRIRGRQLSRLLEADVPAAVQADAVSNDEAPEDDSE
- a CDS encoding ubiquitin-like protein Pup; this encodes MATKDTGGGQQKATRSTEEVEEAAVEESTDLKERQEKLSDDVDSVLDEIDDVLEENAEDFVRSFVQKGGQ
- the prcB gene encoding proteasome subunit beta produces the protein MEANNRGTGRLPAAFLTPGSSSFMDFLGAHSPEMLPGNRKLPEGVVEAPHGTTIVATTFPGGVVLAGDRRATMGNMIAQRDIEKVFPADEYSAVGIAGTAGLAVEMVKLFQLELEHFEKVEGATLSLEGKANRLSTMIRSNLGMAMQGLAVVPLFAGWDEGKEKGRIFSYDVTGGRSEEHGFAATGSGSIFARGSMKKLYRPDLTEEQATTLVVQALYDAADDDSATGGPDLYRHIYPIVTVITDEGFRRLSDEESQEIARTVTNRRLEQPDGPRAALL
- a CDS encoding MFS transporter, with product MAAGYAELLRTRHAARLLTGTLVGRLPNATAAIAIVLFTRAEGGSYSLAGALAAVYGVANAVGQPLLGRAVDLFGQPRVQLPAAVLSALGMAWLAFAGTGSAAAAYGAVVVGGFFAPPLEGGLRALWPSVLGGKEEQVHAAYAMDAVAQEIMYTVGPLLVTLCVSLWDPAGALLVIHALGVLGALSVVVSEPSRTWRSEPREAHWLGALRSPGLRALLGAFFFVGMALGSITVAGVAYADGHGGQSVYGWLMAALGLGALAGGVLYGARQWAGAPERRLRLIVALLAVCYLPLMLVPGPVAMTGLSALAGVFLAPALACAFIVVDRHAPVGTVTEAFSWLVTFFGVGAAIGTAVAGPAVELGGTASGFGVASVAGAAALLVLTLTQRVMAAPGRTRTVAGSPVGSAADTNAGPVAGAGERAGGGGVEGRVGGPAEGQAERLVGN
- a CDS encoding endonuclease VII domain-containing protein; the encoded protein is MLGKSEAKCCVRCGEEKPRAAFAIKRSNMDGLQRECRDCMADYHRDRQIALGQKVRPRVEVPEGHKLCLRCGEVKPHAEWHRNATASDGLSTRCKLCRAAEGRAGHLKRSYGMTEAQRDEMVAAQGGLCCICLKRPAVHVDHCHQTGKVRGVLCFNCNTAIGKLGDDPDAARRVVSYLEGHAWKPTIVAQGVYRQPS